A single window of Streptomyces xanthii DNA harbors:
- a CDS encoding GuaB3 family IMP dehydrogenase-related protein, producing MTEIEIGRGKRGRRAYAFDDIAVVPSRRTRDPKEVSIAWQIDAYRFELPFLAAPMDSVVSPATAIRIGELGGLGVLNLEGLWTRYEDPQPLLDEITELDPETATRRLQEIYSAPIQADLIKQRIKEVRDSGVVTAAALSPQRTAEFSKAVVDAGVDLFIIRGTTVSAEHVSGAAEPLNLKQFIYELDVPVIVGGCATYTAALHLMRTGAAGVLVGFGGGAAHTTRNVLGIQVPMATAVADVAAARRDYMDESGGRYVHVIADGGVGWSGDLPKAIACGADAVMMGSPLARATDAPGRGHHWGMEAVHEDVPRGKKVDLGTVGTTEEVLTGPSHTPDGSMNFFGALKRAMATTGYSELKEFQRVEVTVADSQHRR from the coding sequence GTGACTGAGATCGAGATCGGGCGCGGCAAGCGCGGCCGCCGCGCGTACGCCTTCGACGACATCGCCGTCGTGCCGAGCCGGCGCACCCGCGACCCGAAGGAGGTCTCGATCGCCTGGCAGATCGACGCCTACCGCTTCGAGCTGCCGTTCCTCGCGGCGCCCATGGACTCCGTCGTCTCGCCCGCCACCGCCATCCGCATCGGCGAGCTCGGCGGCCTCGGCGTGCTGAACCTCGAGGGTCTGTGGACCCGGTACGAGGACCCGCAGCCGCTGCTCGACGAGATCACGGAGCTGGACCCGGAGACCGCCACGCGCCGCCTCCAGGAGATCTACTCGGCACCGATCCAGGCCGACCTGATCAAGCAGCGCATCAAGGAGGTGCGCGACTCCGGTGTCGTCACCGCCGCCGCGCTCTCCCCGCAGCGCACCGCCGAGTTCTCCAAGGCCGTGGTGGACGCGGGCGTCGACCTGTTCATCATCCGCGGCACGACGGTCTCGGCCGAGCACGTCTCCGGTGCCGCCGAGCCGCTGAACCTGAAGCAGTTCATCTACGAGCTGGACGTGCCGGTCATCGTCGGCGGCTGCGCCACGTACACGGCCGCGCTGCACCTGATGCGGACCGGCGCGGCCGGTGTCCTCGTCGGCTTCGGCGGCGGCGCCGCGCACACCACGCGCAACGTGCTGGGCATCCAGGTCCCGATGGCCACCGCGGTGGCCGACGTCGCCGCCGCGCGCCGCGACTACATGGACGAGTCCGGCGGCCGCTACGTGCACGTCATCGCCGACGGCGGCGTGGGCTGGTCCGGCGACCTGCCCAAGGCCATCGCCTGCGGCGCCGACGCCGTGATGATGGGCTCGCCGCTCGCCCGCGCGACGGACGCGCCGGGCCGCGGTCACCACTGGGGCATGGAGGCCGTCCACGAGGACGTGCCGCGCGGCAAGAAGGTCGACCTCGGCACGGTCGGCACCACGGAGGAGGTCCTCACGGGCCCGTCGCACACCCCCGACGGCTCGATGAACTTCTTCGGCGCCCTCAAGCGCGCGATGGCCACGACCGGCTACAGCGAACTCAAGGAGTTCCAGCGCGTCGAGGTCACGGTGGCGGACTCCCAGCACCGCCGCTGA
- a CDS encoding calcium-binding protein produces MSQHSRSKLTSGKKVTLGVSVLAASGLAVGLLVTPSATAGGTGAAEALERSEAAAADASAAKAAAPKARSLADSTADVTVVSGITVDGGDSARVGTTNTQTITVKWAISGGSKLYGSHASLWRGTDRDSGLKQFITSEQFDAGTDPCVPAGDATYNCTATFKIDPRSTLTNEDAGAWKLRLWAITDATTDVDTDNAKTWYLKRWSRLSNNAAPEPVAKGRTITITGKLERANWDTHAYAGYTQQTVRLQERSLTGSYATTSSHITGTGSLAGVEKQTRTATTDRCYRYKFEGTSTTPPVTATGDCVDVR; encoded by the coding sequence ATGTCCCAGCATTCCCGCAGCAAGTTGACGTCCGGCAAGAAAGTGACCCTGGGCGTCAGCGTGCTGGCCGCCTCCGGGCTCGCCGTCGGCCTGCTCGTCACCCCGTCCGCGACGGCGGGCGGGACCGGCGCGGCCGAGGCGCTGGAGCGGAGCGAGGCCGCGGCAGCCGACGCCTCGGCGGCGAAGGCCGCCGCGCCCAAGGCCAGGTCCCTGGCCGACAGCACCGCCGACGTCACCGTTGTCTCCGGCATCACCGTCGACGGCGGCGACAGCGCCCGCGTCGGGACGACGAACACTCAGACCATCACCGTGAAGTGGGCGATCAGCGGCGGGTCGAAGCTCTACGGCAGCCACGCGTCGCTGTGGCGCGGCACCGACCGCGACAGCGGGCTGAAGCAGTTCATCACCTCCGAGCAGTTCGACGCGGGCACCGACCCCTGCGTCCCGGCCGGCGACGCCACCTACAACTGCACGGCCACCTTCAAGATCGACCCCCGGAGCACGCTGACGAACGAGGACGCCGGAGCCTGGAAGCTCCGCCTCTGGGCGATCACCGACGCGACCACCGACGTGGACACCGACAACGCCAAGACCTGGTACCTCAAGCGCTGGTCCCGCCTGAGCAACAACGCGGCCCCCGAGCCCGTCGCCAAGGGCAGGACCATCACGATCACCGGCAAGCTGGAGCGCGCCAACTGGGACACCCACGCGTACGCGGGCTACACCCAGCAGACCGTCCGCCTCCAGGAGCGCTCGCTGACCGGCTCGTACGCCACCACCAGCAGCCACATCACCGGCACCGGCAGCCTGGCGGGCGTCGAGAAGCAGACCCGCACCGCCACCACCGACCGCTGCTACCGCTACAAGTTCGAGGGCACCTCCACCACCCCGCCGGTCACCGCGACCGGTGACTGCGTCGACGTGCGCTGA
- a CDS encoding nucleotide sugar dehydrogenase, translated as MPADLAVIGLGHLGLPLAQAAVTAGIATVGHDQDRARDLAAGRLPCDSDGTALTAADIRRMLATGFRPTTNPAELARVRTAVICAPTPPGPDGTPSLTQVLDATRTLAAHLRPHTTVVVESPVPPGTTETLLLPVLEEGSGLRAGRDFHLAHAPGRVDPGSRSHPYTATPKVIGGLTPACTESAAAFYSRLTDKVVRARGPREAETVHLLETNYRHVNIALVNEMAVLCHDLGVDLWDVIRCAETKPFGFQAFRPGPGVGGHALPQDLTSPHLPTRPLRMVELARQVNDHMPSYVVQRAAALLNEHGKSARGARVLLLGVTYKPDLADQQATPAEEIATRLMQFGASVSYHDPYVPSWNVLARPVPRADSLYEAAADADLTILLQPHRTYDLQGLAVKAQLLLDTRGVTPAGAAHRL; from the coding sequence ATGCCCGCAGATCTCGCCGTCATCGGCCTCGGCCACCTCGGCCTGCCCCTCGCCCAGGCCGCCGTCACCGCCGGCATCGCGACCGTCGGCCACGACCAGGACCGCGCCCGCGACCTGGCCGCCGGCCGGCTCCCGTGCGACAGCGACGGCACGGCCCTGACCGCCGCCGACATCCGCCGCATGCTCGCCACCGGCTTCCGCCCCACCACCAACCCGGCCGAACTGGCCCGCGTCCGCACCGCCGTGATCTGCGCCCCGACCCCACCGGGCCCCGACGGCACCCCCAGCCTGACCCAGGTCCTCGACGCGACCCGCACCCTCGCCGCGCACCTGCGCCCGCACACCACGGTCGTCGTCGAGTCGCCCGTCCCGCCCGGCACCACGGAGACCCTGCTCCTGCCCGTCCTCGAAGAGGGCTCCGGGCTGCGCGCCGGCCGCGACTTCCACCTCGCGCACGCCCCGGGCCGCGTCGATCCGGGCAGCCGTTCGCACCCGTACACCGCGACGCCCAAGGTGATCGGCGGCCTCACCCCCGCCTGCACCGAGTCCGCCGCCGCCTTCTACAGCCGCCTCACCGACAAGGTCGTGCGCGCCCGCGGCCCCCGCGAGGCCGAGACCGTCCACCTCCTGGAGACCAACTACCGGCACGTCAACATCGCGCTGGTCAACGAGATGGCCGTGCTCTGCCACGACCTGGGCGTCGACCTGTGGGACGTCATCCGCTGCGCCGAGACCAAGCCCTTCGGCTTCCAGGCCTTCCGCCCCGGCCCCGGCGTCGGCGGCCATGCCCTCCCCCAGGACCTGACGTCCCCTCATCTGCCCACCCGCCCGCTGCGCATGGTCGAACTGGCCCGCCAGGTCAACGACCACATGCCGTCCTACGTCGTCCAGCGCGCCGCCGCCCTCCTCAACGAGCACGGCAAGTCGGCCCGCGGCGCCCGCGTCCTTCTCCTCGGCGTCACCTACAAGCCCGACCTCGCCGACCAGCAGGCCACCCCGGCCGAGGAGATCGCCACCCGCCTCATGCAGTTCGGCGCGTCCGTCAGCTACCACGACCCGTACGTCCCGTCCTGGAACGTGCTGGCCCGCCCGGTCCCCCGCGCCGACTCCCTCTACGAGGCGGCCGCCGACGCCGACCTGACGATCCTGCTCCAGCCGCACCGCACGTACGACCTCCAGGGCCTCGCGGTGAAGGCCCAGCTCCTCCTGGACACCAGGGGCGTCACTCCGGCGGGGGCGGCACACCGTCTCTGA
- a CDS encoding glycerol-3-phosphate dehydrogenase/oxidase yields the protein MKAAALGPEQRAEALAGMAERELDILVVGAGVVGAGTALDAVTRGLSTGLVEARDWASGTSSRSSKLIHGGLRYLEMLDFALVREALKERGLLLERLAPHLVKPVPFLYPLQHKGWERLYAGSGVALYDAMSMARGHGRGLPMHRHLSRKHALRVAPCLKKDALVGALQYYDAQMDDARYVATLVRTAAMYGAKVANRARVTGFLREGERVVGARVRDGEGGGEYEIRARQVVNATGVWTDDTQAMVGERGQFHVRASKGIHLVVPKDRINSTTGLILRTEKSVLFVIPWGRHWIIGTTDTDWDLDKAHPAASSADIDYLLEHVNSVLGVPLTRDDVEGVYAGLRPLLAGESDATSKLSREHTVAHPVPGLVVVAGGKYTTYRVMAKDAVDEAVHGLDQRVAECVTEDVPLAGAEGYRALWNARARIASQTGLHVVRVEHLLNRYGALAEEVLALITEDPGLGAPLGGAEDYLRAEVVYAASHEGARHLDDVLTRRTRISIETFDRGTRCAREAAELMAPVLGWDKGQVEREVEHYEKRVEAERESQLQPDDLTADAARLGAPDIAAP from the coding sequence ATGAAGGCAGCGGCACTGGGACCCGAGCAGCGCGCGGAGGCCCTCGCGGGCATGGCCGAGCGCGAGCTGGACATTCTCGTCGTGGGCGCCGGGGTGGTCGGCGCGGGCACCGCGCTCGACGCGGTCACCCGCGGACTGTCCACCGGACTCGTCGAGGCGCGCGACTGGGCGTCCGGCACGTCCAGCCGCTCCAGCAAGCTGATCCACGGCGGGCTCAGGTATCTGGAGATGCTGGACTTCGCGCTCGTGCGGGAGGCGCTGAAGGAGCGCGGACTGCTGCTCGAACGGCTCGCGCCGCACCTCGTCAAGCCGGTGCCGTTCCTGTACCCGCTCCAGCACAAGGGCTGGGAGCGGCTCTACGCGGGCTCGGGCGTCGCGCTCTACGACGCCATGTCCATGGCCCGCGGCCACGGGCGCGGGCTGCCGATGCACCGCCACCTCAGCCGCAAGCACGCGCTGCGCGTGGCGCCCTGCCTCAAGAAGGACGCGCTCGTGGGCGCGCTCCAGTACTACGACGCCCAGATGGACGACGCCCGTTACGTCGCCACGCTGGTGCGCACCGCCGCCATGTACGGCGCCAAGGTCGCCAACCGGGCCCGGGTCACCGGGTTCCTGCGGGAGGGCGAGCGGGTCGTCGGGGCGCGGGTGCGGGACGGGGAGGGCGGCGGCGAGTACGAGATCCGGGCCCGGCAGGTGGTCAACGCGACGGGTGTGTGGACCGACGACACACAGGCGATGGTCGGCGAGCGCGGCCAGTTCCACGTGCGTGCCTCCAAGGGCATCCACCTCGTCGTCCCCAAGGACCGCATCAACTCGACGACGGGACTCATTCTCCGTACGGAGAAGAGCGTGCTGTTCGTCATTCCGTGGGGGCGGCACTGGATCATCGGCACGACCGACACGGACTGGGACCTCGACAAGGCGCACCCGGCGGCCTCGAGTGCCGACATCGACTATCTGCTGGAGCACGTGAACTCGGTGCTCGGCGTGCCGCTCACACGGGACGACGTCGAAGGGGTCTACGCGGGCCTGCGGCCGCTGCTGGCCGGGGAGTCCGACGCCACGAGCAAGCTGTCGCGCGAGCACACCGTGGCCCACCCGGTGCCCGGGCTGGTCGTCGTGGCGGGAGGCAAGTACACGACGTACCGGGTCATGGCGAAGGACGCCGTCGACGAGGCGGTGCACGGGCTCGACCAGCGGGTCGCCGAGTGCGTCACGGAGGACGTTCCGCTGGCGGGCGCGGAGGGGTACCGGGCGTTGTGGAACGCGCGGGCGCGGATCGCTTCGCAGACCGGGCTCCACGTGGTGCGGGTCGAGCATCTGCTCAACCGGTACGGGGCGCTGGCCGAGGAGGTCCTCGCGCTCATCACCGAGGACCCCGGGCTCGGGGCGCCGCTCGGTGGCGCCGAGGACTATCTGCGGGCCGAGGTGGTGTACGCGGCCTCGCACGAGGGCGCCCGGCACCTCGACGACGTACTGACCCGGCGCACGCGCATCTCCATCGAGACGTTCGACCGCGGGACGCGGTGCGCGCGGGAGGCGGCGGAGCTCATGGCGCCGGTGCTCGGCTGGGACAAGGGCCAGGTCGAGCGGGAGGTCGAGCACTACGAGAAGCGGGTCGAGGCCGAGCGGGAGTCCCAGCTCCAGCCGGACGACCTGACGGCGGACGCGGCACGCCTGGGGGCACCGGACATCGCGGCGCCCTGA